The DNA segment GCCTGCGCCGAACTACTCGGAGCGGGGCGTGTCATCGTTCCCCGACTCCGTTTCCTTCGCCATTGACGAGGAACGCCGGCGCTTGTTCGAGGGCCTGGGCGCGATGTTCGAGGGCTACTTTGTCCTGACCGTCACGTGGTTCCCGCCAGTGCTGGCCCAGCGCAAGTTTGTCGAACTCATGTTCGATGACGATGCGGTGGCTCCCGACCATACGGCGCGCACTACGGGCCTGATTGCGCAGTTCAAGCGCGAGATCACCAGCCTGGAATCGCGCCTGTCCTCGGCGGTCAAGATGACGCGCCTGCGCGGCCAAAAAGTCGTGTCGGAAGAGGGCAGGGAAGTCACGCACGATGACTTCCTGAGCTGGTTGCAGTTCTGCGTGACGGGCCTCCATCACCCGGTCATGCTGCCCAGCAATCCGATGTACCTCGATGCGGTAATCGGCGGGCAAGAGCTGTGGGGCGGCGTCGTGCCCAAGATCGGGCGCAAGTTCATCCAGGTGGTCGCCATCGAAGGCTTCCCCTTGGAGTCAACGCCTGGGGTGCTCTCGGCCCTGGCCGAGCTGCCCAGCGAATACCGCTGGTCGAGCCGCTTCATCTTCATGGATCAGCACGAGTCCTTGAAGCACCTGGACAAGTTCCGCAAGAAGTGGAAGCAGAAGATTCGCGGCTTCTTCGATCAGGTGTTCAACACGAATACCGGCTCGATCAACCAGGACGCGGCCGCGATGGTCGGCGACGCCGAGGCGGCCATCGCCGAGGTCAACAGCGGCTTGGTGGCGGCCGGCTACTACACCAGCGTGGTCGTGCTGATGGACGAGGATCGGGAGCGCCTGGCGGCCTCCGCGCTCCTGGTCGAGAAGGCCGTCAACCGCCTGGCCTTCGCGGCCCGTATCGAGACGATCAACACGCTCGATGCGTACCTGGGCAGCTTGCCCGGCCACGGCGTCGAGAACGTGCGCCGGCCGCTCATCAACACGATGAACCTGGCCGACCTGCTGCCGACAAGCTCGATCTGGACGGGCAGCGCCACGGCTCCGTGCCCGATGTACCCGCCGCTGTCGCCGGCGCTCATGCACTGCGTGACGGTGGGCGCTACGCCGTTCCGCCTGAACCTGCACGTGCGCGACCTGGGCCACACCTTCATGTTCGGCCCGACCGGCGCAGGCAAATCGACGCACCTGGGCATCATCGCCGCGCAGCTCCGTCGCTACGCCGGCATGTCGATCTACGCCTTCGACAAGGGCATGTCGATGTACCCACTCGCGGCCGGCATCCGCGCGGCCACGAAGGGCAAGAGCGGCCTGCATTTCACGGTGGCCGCCGACGATGACCGCCTGGCGTTCTGCCCGCTCCAGTTCCTCGAAACGAAGGGGGATAGGGCCTGGGCGATGGAGTGGATCGACACCATCCTGGCGTTGAACGGCGTCAACACCACGCCGGCGCAGCGCAACGAGATCGGCAACGCGATCATGAGCATGCACGCCAGCGGCGCGCGCACGCTCTCCGAGTTCTCGGTGACGATTCAGGACGAGGCGATCCGCGAGGCCATCAAGCAGTACACGGTGGACGGCTCGATGGGCCACCTGCTCGACGCCGAAGAGGACGGCCTGTCGCTGTCCGACTTCACGGTGTTCGAGATCGAAGAGCTGATGAACCTGGGCGAGAAGTTCGCGCTGCCGGTGCTGCTCTACCTGTTCCGCCGCATCGAGCGCGCACTGAAAGGCCAGCCCTCCGTCATCATCCTGGACGAAGCCTGGTTGATGCTGGGCCACCCCGCGTTCCGCGCCAAGATCAGGGAATGGCTCAAGGTGCTGCGCAAGGCCAACTGCCTTGTGCTGATGGCGACGCAAAGCCTCTCCGACGCGGCCAACTCGGGCATCTTGGACGTGATCGTGGAATCGACCGCGACCAAGATTTTCCTGCCCAACGTCTACGCCAGGGATGAGGACACATCGGCGCTCTATCGCCGTATGGGCCTCAACGCGCGTCAGATCGAAATCCTGGCGACTGCCATTCCGAAGCGTCAGTACTACTACGTCTCGGAGAACGGCCGCCGTCTCTATGACCTTGCCCTGGGGCCGATGGCCCTGGCCTTCGTCGGTGCGTCCGACAAGGAATCGGTCGCCACCATCAAGAGCCTCGAAGCCAAGTTCGGCCACGAATGGGTGCATGAGTGGCTGGCCGGCCGTGGGCTGAATCTCAACGACTACCTGGAGGCCGCATGAGCATCGCCGACACCCTCAAGGGCTTGATCTTCAAGAAGCCCGCCAACTCCGCCGAGCCGCGCGATCCGCGCCGCTCGAAGGAACCGCTCGCCGGCGGCCGCCGTGCGGGCGAGGCCGAGAACCCCTACCTGGCCGCGCGCCGCACCTGGAACGATCACGTGGGCGGCGTCGTCTCGCAGCGCCAAACCTGGCAGGTGATCGGCATCCTGTCGCTGTTGATCGCGCTGGCCGGCGTGGGTGGCGTGATCCACATCGGCAGCCAGTCGAAGTTCATCCCCTACGTGGTCGAGGTGGACAAGCTGGGCCAGACGGTGGCCGCCGGCCCGGTGCAGGCCGCAGGGAAGGCCGATCCGCGTGTCATCCACGCCGCCGTTGCGGACTGGATGAGCTGCGCGCGCATGGTGTCGCCTGACGTGGCCTTGCAGCGCAAGTGCGTGTTCAAGGCGTACTCGATGCTCGCCCCCAACGATCCGGCGACGCCAAAGATGAACGAGTGGTTGAACGGCACGCCCGATTCCAGCCCGTTCAAGCGCGCCGAGAAGGAAATGGTCAGCGTCGAGATCAAGACCGTCATCCCGCAAACGCCCGACACCTGGCAAGTCGAGTGGGTGGAAACCACGCGCGACCGCCAAGGCACGCTGAAAGGTCAGCCCGTCACCTGGCGCGCGCTCGTGACTACCTACATCGCCGAGGTCACGCCCAACACCACCGATGAGCAACTGCGGAACAACCCGTTGAGCATCTACGTGCGTGATTACTCCTGGTCCCGCATCCAATGAATTCGAGGTCATCCACCATGAAGAAAACCCTCTCCGCTTTGATCGTGGGCGCTGCTGTGGCGGTGCCCTCCCTGGCTCTGGCCGCCCCTGGCGACGACATTGCCGACAAGTATTTCAACAAGACCAACCCGACGCTGACCGCTCAAGAGCGCGCGGCGCTCGCCATCGCCAAACGGTGGGAAGCGGGGTCGGCGACCGGCATCAAGCCGGTGGCCGGCTCGGGCGGTGCCATCAAGTTCGTGTACGGCGCGCAGCAGCCGAGCATCGTTTGCGCGGTGCTCCAGGTGTGCGACGTGGCCTTGCAGCCCGGCGAACAAGTGAACTCGATCAACCTGGGCGACACGGCCAGGTGGACGGTGGAACCGGCCATCACCGGCAGCGGCGCGACCGAGGTTCAGCACCTCATCATCAAGCCGATGGACGTGGGCCTCGAAACCAGCCTGGTTGTGACCACGAACCGCCGCAGCTACCACTTCCGCCTGCGCTCGCATCGCACCGAGTACATGCCGCAAGTCTCGTTCACGTACCCCGAGGAAGCGCAAGCCAAGTGGGACGCGATCCAGCGCCGCGAGAAGCAGGAACGCACCGACAACACCCTGCCGGCGACGGGCGAGTACCTGGGCGATCTCTCGTTCGACTATGAGCTGTCCGGGTCGGCGAGCTGGAAGCCTGTGCGCGTCTACAACGATGGCCGCAAGACCATCATCGAAATGCCCGGCACGATGCAGCAGACCGAAGCGCCGACGCTCCTGGTCGTGCGCAAAGAGGGCGGCTTGTTCACCGACGACGAAACGGTGCTGGTCAATTACCGCGTGCAGGGCAATCGCTACATCGTGGACACGGTGTTTGACCGCGCGATCCTGATTGCCGGTGTTGGCAGTAGCCAAGACCGCGTGACCATCAGCCGGAGGAAGTGACCATGCGCAAGATCGTCTCTCTCGCGCTGCTCGCCCTCGCCCTGGGCCTCGGCGGCTGCGCAACCACCAGCCAGTACGGCAACTTCGTCCAGTCGGCCGCGCTCGATCAGCAGAAGCTCGCCACCGACGCGGTGCAGCAGCTCGCCACGCTGTACGCGCCGGCGCGCACGCGCCTGGAGCTGCAACAGCCGACGCCCGATCCGTTCGGCCAGGCGCTCGTCAAGTCGCTGCGCGACAAGGGCTATGCCCTCCTGGAGTACGCCCCGGCCGGCGCTTCCACGCAGGCCCCGGCCTCGGCGGCATCGCAGGCGAGCGCACCGGCCACCACGGCCGCGTCGGGCGGCCTGCCGTTGCGCTACGTGCTCGACCAGGCTGGCGACTCGAACCTGTACCGCCTGACCTTGATGGTCGGCAATCAATCCATCACCCGCCCTTACCTGGCGCAAAACGGCACGTTCGCGCCGGCCGGGTACTGGGTGCGCAAGGAGTGACGCCATGACAGAAAACGCCGATCAGATGGCACCTGACGCTTCGCCTGGCGAAGTGTCCAAGAAGGCGGGCGTCCGTCGCGTCAACAACATGCCCATGTACATCCTCGGCGGCGTCCTGCTGTCGTTCGTGCTGGTCATGGCCCTGGTCGCGGCGGATCGCGCGGCCAAGCAGAACGCGCCGGCGGACGGCCCCAAGGAGAAGGCCGGCAACACGTCGATGTTCGCCAAGGAGATCGCAGGCGACAAGACCGGCGGCTTGATCGAGCCGGCAAGCCCGCTCAAGGTGCCCGACATGCCGACCGGCCCGGCGTCGGCTCCGCTGGAGATCGCGCGGCCGTCCAACCCGGACGC comes from the Acidovorax sp. T1 genome and includes:
- a CDS encoding conjugal transfer protein TrbF; the encoded protein is MSIADTLKGLIFKKPANSAEPRDPRRSKEPLAGGRRAGEAENPYLAARRTWNDHVGGVVSQRQTWQVIGILSLLIALAGVGGVIHIGSQSKFIPYVVEVDKLGQTVAAGPVQAAGKADPRVIHAAVADWMSCARMVSPDVALQRKCVFKAYSMLAPNDPATPKMNEWLNGTPDSSPFKRAEKEMVSVEIKTVIPQTPDTWQVEWVETTRDRQGTLKGQPVTWRALVTTYIAEVTPNTTDEQLRNNPLSIYVRDYSWSRIQ
- a CDS encoding conjugal transfer protein TrbH, whose amino-acid sequence is MRKIVSLALLALALGLGGCATTSQYGNFVQSAALDQQKLATDAVQQLATLYAPARTRLELQQPTPDPFGQALVKSLRDKGYALLEYAPAGASTQAPASAASQASAPATTAASGGLPLRYVLDQAGDSNLYRLTLMVGNQSITRPYLAQNGTFAPAGYWVRKE
- the trbG gene encoding P-type conjugative transfer protein TrbG yields the protein MKKTLSALIVGAAVAVPSLALAAPGDDIADKYFNKTNPTLTAQERAALAIAKRWEAGSATGIKPVAGSGGAIKFVYGAQQPSIVCAVLQVCDVALQPGEQVNSINLGDTARWTVEPAITGSGATEVQHLIIKPMDVGLETSLVVTTNRRSYHFRLRSHRTEYMPQVSFTYPEEAQAKWDAIQRREKQERTDNTLPATGEYLGDLSFDYELSGSASWKPVRVYNDGRKTIIEMPGTMQQTEAPTLLVVRKEGGLFTDDETVLVNYRVQGNRYIVDTVFDRAILIAGVGSSQDRVTISRRK
- a CDS encoding VirB4 family type IV secretion/conjugal transfer ATPase; the protein is MIEAIAIAIAVLGAVLLLILFARIRAVDAELKLKKHRAKDAGLADLLNYAAVVDDGVIVGKNGSFMAAWLYKGDDNASSTEEQREMVSFRINQALAGLGNGWMVHVDAVRRPAPNYSERGVSSFPDSVSFAIDEERRRLFEGLGAMFEGYFVLTVTWFPPVLAQRKFVELMFDDDAVAPDHTARTTGLIAQFKREITSLESRLSSAVKMTRLRGQKVVSEEGREVTHDDFLSWLQFCVTGLHHPVMLPSNPMYLDAVIGGQELWGGVVPKIGRKFIQVVAIEGFPLESTPGVLSALAELPSEYRWSSRFIFMDQHESLKHLDKFRKKWKQKIRGFFDQVFNTNTGSINQDAAAMVGDAEAAIAEVNSGLVAAGYYTSVVVLMDEDRERLAASALLVEKAVNRLAFAARIETINTLDAYLGSLPGHGVENVRRPLINTMNLADLLPTSSIWTGSATAPCPMYPPLSPALMHCVTVGATPFRLNLHVRDLGHTFMFGPTGAGKSTHLGIIAAQLRRYAGMSIYAFDKGMSMYPLAAGIRAATKGKSGLHFTVAADDDRLAFCPLQFLETKGDRAWAMEWIDTILALNGVNTTPAQRNEIGNAIMSMHASGARTLSEFSVTIQDEAIREAIKQYTVDGSMGHLLDAEEDGLSLSDFTVFEIEELMNLGEKFALPVLLYLFRRIERALKGQPSVIILDEAWLMLGHPAFRAKIREWLKVLRKANCLVLMATQSLSDAANSGILDVIVESTATKIFLPNVYARDEDTSALYRRMGLNARQIEILATAIPKRQYYYVSENGRRLYDLALGPMALAFVGASDKESVATIKSLEAKFGHEWVHEWLAGRGLNLNDYLEAA